From the genome of Acropora palmata chromosome 4, jaAcrPala1.3, whole genome shotgun sequence, one region includes:
- the LOC141880191 gene encoding uncharacterized protein LOC141880191, whose product MDRRGEMSDRDSNPAPFVRNSYIPETQQYLNYYGSQCYSEEPQALPQYYYFPQSQPQGPQVEGAGASMRNINSRNEVPVSSESTAQGNEGAKTSGKRKSTKYETFPHAEERYLVNLWKENHDQLESKNARKVWTKIVDDLNTRFKSNRTVDKCIRKIKYVIDKYKEKKDWNRNQSGGNLRKSPFYDEIDEVLGCRDFVTFSNVKESAVVSPNASTSSASTSANTSASSSPKGSVVDSDVANHEKSPDDVRKERGQRKERRNTAAEQEDSAIASTLESVKEQGDKLTNVLEEMQKSQGEQMKMMSQFMGAMVEAMKNAKN is encoded by the coding sequence ATGGATAGACGAGGAGAAATGTCAGACAGGGACAGCAATCCCGCACCATTTGTTCGAAATTCGTACATTCCCGAAACTCAACAATATTTAAACTATTATGGATCTCAATGCTACTCCGAGGAGCCACAGGCACTTCCACAGTACTACTACTTTCCGCAAAGTCAACCACAAGGTCCACAAGTCGAAGGCGCTGGCGCTTCAATGCGGAATATTAATTCACGAAACGAAGTTCCAGTCTCTTCAGAGAGCACCGCACAAGGCAATGAAGGCGCAAAAACTTCTGGTAAGAGGAAAAGCACAAAATATGAGACATTTCCTCATGCCGAAGAGAGATATCTGGTCAATTTGTGGAAGGAGAACCACGACCAATTGGAAAGTAAAAATGCCCGTAAAGTGTGGACTAAAATTGTGGATGATTTGAATACGAGATTCAAGTCAAACCGTACTGTTGATAAGTGTATacgcaaaataaaatatgtcaTCGACAAgtacaaggaaaaaaaggactGGAATCGTAACCAAAGTGGTGGAAATCTTAGGAAGTCTCCTTTTTACGATGAGATTGACGAGGTTCTCGGATGTCGTGATTTTGTTACATTCAGTAATGTAAAGGAGAGCGCAGTGGTTTCCCCCAACGCTTCCACTTCCTCGGCTAGTACAAGTGCAAACACCAGCGCTTCGTCATCTCCAAAAGGATCTGTCGTAGATAGCGATGTTGCCAATCATGAGAAATCACCGGACGATGTCCGAAAGGAACGAGGGCAACGCAAGGAAAGGCGAAACACAGCAGCCGAACAAGAGGACAGCGCGATAGCATCTACTTTGGAGAGTGTAAAAGAGCAAGGGGACAAACTGACGAACGTGCTTGAGGAAATGCAGAAATCTCAAGGGgagcaaatgaaaatgatgtcCCAGTTTATGGGTGCAATGGTAGAGGCCATGAAAAACgctaaaaattaa